One genomic region from Arthrobacter sp. FB24 encodes:
- a CDS encoding aldehyde dehydrogenase family protein → MTIETQVELARGVYVDGGWSPSAGSRTRTISCPADGTAVAVVAEGTATDAEAAVASARRAFDDGEWPRTPERERGRVLQRVAELLERDKADYARAEALDTGKRYVEAEYDIDDVTACFRYYAGIAGTDAGRVIDTGNPDAVSRIVHMPVGVCGLITPWNYPLLQVSWKVAPALLAGNTFVLKPSELTPSTAVLLMETLREAGVPAGVANLVTGTGPEVGAVLSTDPRVDLVSFTGGLATGKRIMAAAAGTVKRVALELGGKNPNIVFADADREAAVDFALTAVFLHSGQVCSAGARLIVEESIHEEFVAEVARRARTIRLGGPFDETAETGPLISFAHRDKVHAYVQSGLAEGARLVCGGIIPGQPHLAAGSYYPPTILDGCNSTMGVVQEESFGPVLTVETFRTEAEAIRLANDTVYGLAGAVWSGDGSRAQRVAQALRHGTVWINDYHPYVPQAEWGGFGQSGNGRELGVLGLAEYRETKHIWQNTRPGPSRWFGTSTER, encoded by the coding sequence ATGACGATCGAAACCCAAGTGGAACTCGCCCGGGGCGTATATGTCGACGGCGGATGGTCGCCGTCGGCGGGTAGCCGGACCCGGACCATCAGCTGCCCGGCCGACGGAACCGCCGTTGCCGTGGTGGCCGAAGGCACCGCGACCGACGCCGAAGCGGCGGTCGCCAGCGCCCGCAGGGCGTTCGACGACGGCGAGTGGCCCCGAACGCCGGAACGCGAGCGGGGCAGGGTTCTCCAGCGGGTCGCCGAGCTGCTGGAACGCGACAAGGCCGACTACGCCAGGGCGGAGGCGCTGGACACAGGGAAGAGGTACGTCGAAGCGGAGTACGACATCGACGACGTCACCGCCTGCTTCCGCTACTACGCCGGCATCGCGGGCACGGACGCGGGCCGGGTGATCGACACCGGAAACCCGGATGCGGTCAGCCGGATCGTGCACATGCCGGTGGGTGTGTGCGGGCTGATAACACCGTGGAACTACCCCCTGCTGCAGGTGTCCTGGAAGGTGGCACCGGCGCTCCTGGCAGGAAACACCTTTGTCCTCAAACCCAGCGAGCTGACACCGTCCACGGCCGTCCTGCTCATGGAGACGCTCCGCGAGGCGGGGGTGCCTGCGGGCGTGGCCAACCTGGTGACCGGCACCGGGCCGGAGGTGGGCGCCGTCCTCAGCACCGATCCGCGGGTGGACCTCGTGTCCTTCACCGGCGGCCTGGCCACCGGGAAGCGCATCATGGCCGCGGCCGCAGGCACGGTAAAACGGGTTGCCCTGGAACTCGGCGGGAAGAACCCCAACATTGTGTTCGCCGACGCCGACCGGGAGGCCGCCGTCGACTTCGCCCTCACCGCCGTATTCCTGCACTCCGGGCAGGTGTGCTCCGCGGGCGCGCGGCTGATCGTCGAGGAGTCCATCCACGAGGAATTCGTTGCCGAGGTGGCCCGCAGGGCCCGCACGATCCGCCTGGGCGGTCCGTTCGACGAAACGGCCGAGACCGGTCCGCTGATCTCGTTCGCCCACCGGGACAAGGTGCACGCGTACGTCCAGTCGGGGCTGGCCGAAGGGGCGAGGCTGGTGTGCGGGGGGATCATCCCAGGACAGCCGCACCTGGCTGCGGGAAGCTACTACCCGCCCACCATTCTGGACGGCTGCAACAGCACCATGGGCGTGGTGCAGGAGGAATCCTTCGGGCCCGTGCTCACCGTGGAAACCTTCCGGACCGAGGCCGAGGCCATCCGGCTGGCCAACGATACCGTCTACGGCCTGGCCGGCGCAGTGTGGTCCGGTGACGGATCCCGCGCGCAGCGCGTGGCGCAGGCACTGCGGCACGGCACCGTGTGGATCAACGACTACCACCCCTACGTCCCGCAGGCCGAATGGGGCGGCTTCGGGCAGTCCGGCAACGGACGGGAACTTGGAGTGCTCGGCCTGGCGGAGTACCGGGAAACCAAGCACATCTGGCAGAACACCCGGCCGGGTCCCAGCCGCTGGTTCGGCACTTCCACCGAAAGGTAA
- the betA gene encoding choline dehydrogenase — MTETSYDYVIVGGGSAGSVLANRLSAGGTRSVLVLEAGRSDYPWDLFIQMPAALTFPSGNPLYDWRYQSDPEPHMGGRRVAHARGKVLGGSSSINGMIFQRGNPLDYERWGADDGMETWDFAHCLPYFNRMENALAADPDDDLRGHSGPLVLERGPATNPLFQAFFKAAQEAGFPLTDDVNGYRQEGFAAFDRNVHKGQRLSASRAYLRPGAKRPNLTVRTRALVTKVNFKGNVATGVTYRRNGRTHQVNAGEVILSGGAINTPQLLQLSGIGDATHLKSLGIKPVVHLPGVGENLQDHLEVYIQHACTQPVSMQPNLDLWRYPLIGLQWLLGRKGPAATNHFEGGGFVRSNDEVAYPNLMFHFLPVAVRYDGQKADAKHGYQVHIGPMYSDARGSLKITSTDPTVHPSMVFNYLSTDQDRREWVEAIHIARDILGQSAMGPFNGGELSPGRSVQTDAEILDWVARDAETALHPSCTAKMGPESDPMAVVNPLDMSVHGVKGLRVVDASAMPYVTNGNIYAPVMMLAEKAADLIAGTAPLAPRHAEFYRHGHSPLMRDQAAAAAAKG; from the coding sequence ATGACAGAGACCAGCTACGACTACGTCATCGTCGGTGGGGGAAGTGCCGGTTCCGTGCTGGCAAACCGCCTGAGCGCAGGGGGCACGCGCAGCGTCCTGGTTCTGGAAGCGGGACGAAGCGACTACCCCTGGGATCTGTTCATCCAGATGCCGGCTGCCCTGACCTTCCCCAGCGGGAATCCTCTCTATGACTGGCGCTACCAGTCGGATCCGGAGCCGCATATGGGGGGACGCCGGGTGGCCCATGCCCGCGGCAAGGTCCTGGGCGGCTCGAGCTCCATCAACGGCATGATCTTCCAGCGTGGAAACCCGCTGGACTACGAACGCTGGGGAGCCGACGACGGGATGGAAACCTGGGATTTCGCGCACTGCCTGCCGTACTTCAACCGGATGGAAAACGCGCTCGCGGCGGATCCGGACGATGACCTCCGCGGCCACTCGGGACCCTTGGTCCTGGAGCGCGGCCCTGCCACCAACCCGCTGTTCCAAGCCTTCTTCAAGGCAGCACAGGAAGCGGGATTCCCGCTGACGGATGACGTGAACGGCTACCGCCAGGAGGGCTTCGCGGCGTTTGACCGGAACGTGCACAAGGGGCAGCGGCTTTCCGCGTCCCGGGCCTACCTGCGCCCCGGGGCCAAGCGGCCCAACCTGACGGTCCGCACCCGCGCCCTGGTCACGAAGGTGAACTTCAAGGGCAACGTTGCCACCGGCGTCACCTACCGCCGCAACGGCAGGACGCACCAGGTGAACGCCGGAGAGGTGATCCTGTCCGGCGGCGCCATCAATACCCCCCAGCTGCTGCAGCTTTCCGGCATCGGGGACGCCACCCACCTCAAGTCGCTCGGCATCAAGCCCGTGGTCCACCTCCCTGGCGTGGGCGAGAACCTGCAGGACCACCTGGAGGTCTACATCCAGCACGCCTGCACCCAGCCGGTGTCCATGCAGCCGAACCTTGACCTGTGGCGCTACCCGCTCATCGGCCTCCAGTGGCTCCTGGGCCGCAAGGGTCCCGCGGCCACCAACCACTTCGAGGGCGGCGGGTTCGTCCGCTCCAACGATGAGGTGGCGTACCCCAACCTGATGTTCCACTTCCTCCCCGTCGCCGTGCGGTACGACGGCCAAAAGGCGGATGCGAAGCACGGCTACCAGGTGCACATCGGCCCCATGTATTCCGACGCCCGCGGCAGCCTCAAGATCACATCCACGGATCCCACCGTGCACCCCTCCATGGTGTTCAACTACCTCTCCACCGACCAGGACCGCCGCGAATGGGTGGAGGCCATCCATATCGCCCGCGACATCCTCGGCCAGTCCGCCATGGGCCCCTTCAACGGCGGGGAGCTTTCCCCTGGCCGGAGTGTCCAGACCGACGCCGAAATCCTGGACTGGGTGGCGCGCGACGCCGAAACAGCCCTGCATCCGTCGTGCACCGCGAAGATGGGGCCGGAATCGGACCCGATGGCCGTGGTCAATCCGCTCGACATGAGCGTGCACGGGGTCAAGGGCCTCCGCGTGGTGGATGCCTCGGCCATGCCGTACGTGACCAACGGCAACATCTACGCCCCGGTGATGATGCTCGCCGAGAAGGCAGCCGACCTGATTGCCGGAACGGCCCCGTTGGCCCCGCGGCATGCCGAGTTCTACCGCCATGGGCACAGCCCGCTGATGCGGGACCAGGCCGCCGCCGCAGCGGCGAAGGGCTAG
- a CDS encoding MFS transporter, whose translation MSNETSSPALAGGLGAEQDGVHEGRRAGRSTLSGQNFQPADNDVSRETRRRVIAASFIGNFVEWFDYAVYGYLAVTIATVFFPESNPQTGLLLTFALFAISFLVRPLGGFVWGHIGDRVGRRTALSLSILIMSGATFCIALIPGYDTIGIWAPILLLIIRVVQGFSASGEYAGASAFLVEYAPANKRGVYAAVVPASTAAGLLLGSLLAGLLTVLLSSDAMQSWGWRLPFLLAAPMGLIGRYIRTKLEDTPVFREMAAEDEAVKAPVSSLFRNHWRQLLQAVGAVLLNAVGFYVILSYMPTYLSSELGLGATESFLATTIALVTYIGFIFLTGMLSDRYGRKKVLISASVAFIVLTVPAFALLGTGNFLIIILVQILLGAMLTLNDGTLPSFLAEMFPTRVRYSGFAVSFNLSNALFGGTAPFMATLLIAATASDLAPAWYLVAAAVISLIAVSLSRETCKEPLRHE comes from the coding sequence ATGAGTAACGAAACTTCCTCTCCCGCTCTTGCGGGAGGACTGGGCGCGGAGCAGGATGGCGTGCATGAAGGCCGCCGCGCCGGCCGCAGCACCTTGAGCGGCCAGAATTTCCAACCTGCTGACAACGATGTCAGCAGGGAAACGCGCCGGAGAGTCATCGCGGCCAGCTTCATCGGCAACTTCGTCGAATGGTTCGACTACGCCGTCTATGGCTACCTGGCCGTAACGATCGCGACGGTATTCTTCCCTGAATCGAATCCCCAGACCGGGCTCCTGCTGACTTTCGCCCTGTTCGCGATTTCATTCCTGGTGCGCCCCCTCGGCGGGTTCGTCTGGGGCCATATCGGTGACAGGGTGGGCCGGCGGACCGCTCTCTCCCTGTCGATCCTGATCATGTCCGGAGCGACTTTCTGCATAGCTCTCATTCCGGGCTACGACACGATCGGCATCTGGGCTCCGATCCTGCTGCTGATCATCAGGGTCGTGCAGGGCTTCTCCGCTTCAGGGGAGTACGCCGGAGCATCGGCGTTCCTGGTCGAATACGCCCCCGCCAACAAGCGCGGCGTCTACGCCGCGGTGGTTCCTGCAAGCACCGCAGCAGGCTTGCTCCTTGGTTCCCTGCTGGCCGGCCTGCTGACGGTCCTGCTCAGTTCCGACGCGATGCAAAGCTGGGGTTGGCGCCTGCCGTTCCTGCTGGCTGCCCCGATGGGACTGATCGGACGCTACATCCGTACCAAGCTCGAAGACACCCCGGTGTTCCGCGAAATGGCAGCAGAGGACGAGGCGGTCAAGGCACCTGTTTCCAGCCTGTTCCGGAACCACTGGCGGCAGCTGCTGCAGGCCGTCGGAGCTGTGCTGCTGAACGCCGTCGGCTTCTATGTGATCCTCAGCTACATGCCCACTTATCTGTCCTCAGAGCTGGGCCTGGGCGCAACGGAATCCTTCCTGGCCACCACCATCGCGTTGGTCACGTACATCGGGTTCATCTTCCTTACCGGAATGCTCTCGGACCGTTACGGCCGCAAGAAGGTGCTCATCAGTGCATCCGTCGCCTTCATCGTGCTGACGGTGCCGGCATTCGCCCTCCTGGGAACCGGGAACTTCCTGATTATCATCCTGGTCCAGATCCTGCTGGGTGCGATGCTCACCCTCAACGACGGCACGCTCCCCAGCTTCCTGGCCGAAATGTTCCCCACCCGTGTCCGCTACAGCGGCTTCGCGGTCAGCTTCAACCTCTCCAACGCCCTCTTCGGCGGCACCGCCCCGTTCATGGCAACCCTCCTTATCGCTGCCACCGCCAGCGATCTGGCACCGGCCTGGTACCTCGTAGCCGCGGCAGTGATCTCCCTGATCGCCGTTTCGCTCTCCCGGGAAACCTGCAAAGAACCGCTGCGCCACGAATAG
- a CDS encoding aminopeptidase P family protein, whose amino-acid sequence MTITASENATSVAELERTKVLKNGDKVKLTFSDTEFERRLAGLRRIMAEKDLDAVVLTSYHSIKYYSDFLFTTFGRSYGMVVTKDDTVTVTANIDAGMPWRRSYGDNIVYTDWRRDNYIFAIQEVLRTRGINPRRLGVEDDSLPLDNRNKIQAAFPSATLVDVAQAAMRQRMIKSAEEIEVIKHGARIGDLGGEAIRNAITAGITEYEVALIGTEAMVHEIARTFPDSEIRDTWVWFQSGINTDGAHNWATTRKIQEHDILSLNCFPMTSGYYTALERTLFYGEPDARSLELWNINVEVHKRGLELIKPGAVCKDIAAELNEIYVGYGLLANRTFGYGHSFGVLSHYYGREAGLELREDIDTVLEPGMVVSMEPMITVMDGQPGAGGYREHDILVVGEDGAENITKFPFGPEYNIIGA is encoded by the coding sequence ATGACCATCACAGCATCCGAGAACGCAACGTCCGTCGCCGAGCTGGAGCGCACCAAGGTCCTGAAAAACGGGGACAAGGTGAAGCTCACATTCTCCGACACGGAGTTCGAACGCCGCCTCGCCGGCCTGCGCCGCATCATGGCAGAGAAGGACCTGGACGCCGTCGTCCTGACCAGCTACCACTCCATCAAGTACTATTCCGACTTCCTTTTCACCACCTTCGGCCGCTCCTACGGCATGGTGGTCACCAAGGATGACACCGTCACGGTCACCGCCAATATCGACGCCGGCATGCCGTGGCGCCGCAGCTACGGCGACAACATCGTGTACACGGACTGGCGCCGGGACAACTACATCTTCGCCATCCAGGAAGTGCTTCGCACCCGCGGCATCAACCCGCGCCGGCTCGGCGTCGAGGACGACTCGCTGCCGCTGGACAACCGCAACAAGATCCAGGCCGCCTTCCCGTCGGCAACCCTTGTGGACGTCGCGCAGGCCGCAATGCGCCAGCGGATGATCAAGTCCGCCGAGGAGATCGAGGTCATCAAGCACGGGGCGCGCATCGGCGACCTCGGCGGCGAGGCCATCCGCAACGCCATCACGGCAGGCATCACCGAGTACGAGGTCGCCCTGATCGGCACCGAGGCCATGGTCCACGAGATTGCCCGGACCTTCCCGGATTCCGAGATCCGCGACACCTGGGTCTGGTTCCAGTCCGGCATCAACACCGACGGCGCCCACAACTGGGCTACCACACGCAAGATCCAGGAACACGACATCCTGTCGCTGAACTGCTTCCCCATGACCTCCGGCTACTACACCGCCCTGGAACGCACCCTGTTCTACGGCGAACCGGATGCCCGCTCGCTGGAACTGTGGAACATCAACGTCGAGGTCCACAAGCGCGGCCTGGAACTGATCAAGCCCGGCGCGGTATGCAAGGACATCGCCGCCGAGCTCAACGAGATCTACGTCGGCTACGGACTGCTCGCCAACCGCACCTTCGGCTACGGCCACTCCTTCGGTGTCCTGAGCCACTACTACGGCCGGGAAGCCGGGCTCGAGCTGCGCGAGGACATCGACACCGTCCTGGAGCCGGGCATGGTGGTTTCCATGGAGCCGATGATCACGGTCATGGACGGCCAGCCCGGTGCCGGCGGCTACCGCGAGCACGACATCCTGGTGGTCGGCGAAGACGGCGCGGAGAACATCACCAAGTTCCCGTTCGGCCCGGAATACAACATCATCGGGGCCTGA
- a CDS encoding IclR family transcriptional regulator, protein MTSAEAPETSSNGDAKGTSVIVNAIAVLRSFTADEPLLGVTEIANRVGLHKSTVSRILATFEQEHLVERDPETRRFRLGLGLIAVAGPLLAELEERRVAYPVLRELTEQTGETSALMVWNGSESMCVEQIASHHQIKHTTPLGARYNDALSASVQVFLAAEPAERVRVLLRSGEIAYPGLDDTSLEAYLIRLGDVARRGWATNYGESSLDEVGLAAPVFDHRGDIVAAVLIPAPRFRVSPDTLQRLGESCKAAADRVTARLGGASPAR, encoded by the coding sequence ATGACCTCTGCAGAAGCCCCCGAAACCAGCAGCAACGGCGACGCCAAAGGCACGTCCGTCATCGTCAACGCCATCGCGGTGCTTCGAAGCTTTACCGCCGACGAGCCGCTGCTCGGCGTCACCGAGATCGCCAACCGCGTCGGCCTGCACAAGAGCACCGTTTCCCGCATCCTGGCCACGTTCGAACAGGAACACCTGGTGGAGCGCGACCCGGAGACCCGCAGGTTCCGCCTGGGACTGGGCCTCATCGCCGTCGCCGGACCGCTGCTGGCGGAACTCGAAGAGCGCCGCGTGGCCTACCCCGTCCTGCGCGAACTGACGGAGCAGACCGGCGAAACAAGTGCCCTCATGGTGTGGAACGGCTCCGAGTCGATGTGCGTGGAGCAAATTGCCAGCCACCACCAGATCAAGCACACCACCCCGCTGGGCGCCCGGTACAACGATGCCCTCAGCGCTTCCGTGCAGGTCTTCCTCGCCGCCGAGCCCGCCGAGCGCGTGCGGGTGTTGCTCCGCAGCGGCGAAATTGCCTATCCGGGGCTGGACGACACCAGCCTGGAGGCCTACCTGATCCGGCTCGGCGATGTCGCCCGGCGCGGCTGGGCCACCAATTACGGGGAGTCGTCACTGGACGAGGTCGGCCTGGCTGCCCCCGTGTTCGACCACCGCGGCGACATCGTGGCGGCCGTCCTCATTCCGGCACCGCGCTTCCGGGTCTCCCCGGACACGCTGCAACGCCTCGGCGAATCCTGCAAGGCGGCCGCGGACCGCGTCACAGCCCGTCTCGGCGGCGCCTCCCCCGCCCGCTAA
- the opgC gene encoding OpgC domain-containing protein, giving the protein MNPLKAFCRTALLVLALVLLLPAGAAQAAVAAQAGAAAQAGAAAQAALPASNINSGEDLGSSSGRPLLGGVLEWGEDDAAGFAGRLQATPAVLGHDVSFPIRSGEKGYLREFLAQSAASGAHALLTVNPTVPLAEVGAAGAADFAGQLAGLAQGFPGKLLIRFAPDMNSSWVSWGQQPGDYVTAFRAVAQAFEPESNAVMVWQPFQARDYPFTRNRDAPAPGTAGFAALDTNSDGAWNGSDAPYAPYYPGDDVVDWAGLTAVHDDTGGGAAVNTLPRDGELASLLNGTARGAASGEGTSSDGGDSDFYESYAVKRDKPLLLQTAAYFSPTAGGPSETDIKSGWWKQVLGEAAPGKLERIAAVVWDEKTDVGDAGNTIIDWRLTRNADVAADAGAALKESTLVTGPVTRTVDGLGGAPGNTLSGVPAGIAAAALLAGAVLLWFLPVRVRPAKGWTYSDKSPRDSRVDLMRGLAILFVVVNHVGMTSLFQLFTQETIGFVSGAELFVLLSGLVLGMVYGPKAQDNIGEVAQKTGRRAGKLYVTALAVVVLVFALSLIPAFNSDVLTSFTDQGTGGAGRSGAGRTYDLYTGMQGLLQFPVSGAVIPAVLLLQFGPWQFNVMGLYVIMLLVSPLILLALARGKVLWVLAATTALYVAGTVFRFRILPSQFEDSFPLLVWQILFVLGLVGGYYRRTLVAWFSAHRWVVGVCAAVTVAFVLMSWANPYLANEYDVRLALTSDANYRAVYDQFFGRTYLEPGRLLNVLTLLVTAYALLTAYWTPIERAVGWLLIPLGRATLYVFIMHVVLIAVVANIPALQQGNIWLNTAGYALIVALLWVMVRTKFLFRIIPT; this is encoded by the coding sequence ATGAATCCGCTTAAAGCCTTCTGCCGGACCGCGCTCCTGGTGCTCGCCCTGGTGCTCTTGCTTCCGGCGGGGGCCGCGCAGGCTGCCGTGGCAGCCCAAGCCGGAGCGGCAGCGCAAGCCGGAGCGGCAGCGCAAGCCGCCCTTCCGGCGTCGAACATTAACAGCGGCGAGGACCTCGGTTCCTCATCGGGGAGACCGCTCCTGGGCGGCGTGCTGGAGTGGGGCGAGGACGACGCCGCCGGGTTCGCCGGACGGCTGCAGGCAACCCCGGCGGTGCTCGGCCACGACGTCTCCTTTCCCATCAGGAGCGGTGAAAAGGGCTACCTGCGGGAGTTCCTGGCCCAGAGTGCCGCCTCCGGGGCCCATGCGCTGCTCACAGTGAATCCCACAGTGCCCCTCGCAGAGGTGGGCGCAGCCGGTGCCGCCGATTTTGCCGGGCAGCTTGCGGGTCTCGCGCAGGGTTTTCCCGGGAAGCTGCTGATCCGCTTCGCCCCGGACATGAACTCAAGCTGGGTTTCCTGGGGCCAGCAACCCGGAGACTACGTGACGGCGTTCCGTGCCGTGGCCCAGGCGTTCGAACCGGAATCAAATGCGGTGATGGTGTGGCAGCCGTTCCAGGCGCGCGACTATCCGTTCACCAGGAACCGTGATGCCCCGGCACCCGGCACCGCGGGTTTCGCCGCACTGGACACGAATTCCGACGGCGCCTGGAACGGTTCGGACGCACCCTACGCCCCGTACTACCCCGGGGACGACGTGGTTGACTGGGCGGGCCTGACGGCAGTGCATGACGACACGGGCGGCGGAGCCGCCGTCAACACACTGCCCAGGGACGGGGAACTGGCCTCCCTGCTGAACGGGACCGCCCGGGGGGCCGCCTCCGGTGAGGGGACCAGTTCCGACGGCGGTGACTCCGACTTTTACGAGTCCTACGCGGTCAAGCGGGACAAGCCGCTGCTGCTCCAGACCGCGGCATACTTCAGTCCGACGGCGGGCGGCCCGTCGGAGACCGACATCAAGTCCGGCTGGTGGAAGCAGGTGCTGGGCGAGGCCGCGCCGGGCAAACTGGAACGGATTGCCGCCGTCGTCTGGGACGAGAAGACGGACGTGGGTGACGCCGGCAACACCATCATTGACTGGCGCCTCACCCGGAACGCGGACGTGGCAGCCGACGCCGGGGCGGCCCTCAAGGAGTCCACGCTCGTCACAGGACCGGTCACCAGGACTGTGGACGGGCTCGGCGGGGCACCCGGCAACACGCTGTCCGGTGTGCCGGCGGGGATCGCGGCAGCCGCCCTGCTGGCAGGCGCGGTCCTGCTGTGGTTCCTGCCGGTGCGGGTGCGCCCGGCGAAGGGCTGGACGTATTCGGACAAATCCCCGCGCGACTCCCGCGTGGACCTGATGCGCGGGCTGGCCATCCTCTTTGTGGTGGTGAACCACGTGGGCATGACATCCCTCTTTCAGCTGTTCACGCAGGAAACCATCGGCTTCGTCTCCGGCGCCGAACTGTTCGTGCTGCTGTCCGGACTGGTGCTGGGGATGGTCTACGGGCCCAAGGCCCAGGACAACATCGGCGAGGTCGCCCAAAAGACCGGCAGGCGGGCGGGCAAGCTGTACGTCACGGCGCTGGCAGTTGTTGTCCTGGTGTTCGCCCTCAGCCTCATCCCGGCCTTCAACTCGGACGTGCTGACCTCGTTCACGGACCAGGGGACCGGCGGCGCCGGCAGGTCAGGCGCGGGCCGGACCTACGACCTCTACACCGGCATGCAGGGCCTGCTGCAGTTCCCGGTGTCCGGTGCCGTCATCCCTGCGGTGCTGCTCCTGCAGTTCGGGCCATGGCAGTTCAACGTCATGGGACTCTACGTGATCATGCTCCTGGTCAGCCCGCTGATCCTGCTCGCGCTGGCCCGCGGCAAGGTGCTGTGGGTGCTCGCTGCCACTACCGCGCTATACGTCGCCGGCACGGTGTTCCGGTTCAGGATCCTGCCGTCCCAGTTCGAGGATTCCTTCCCGCTGCTGGTGTGGCAGATCCTGTTTGTACTGGGCCTGGTGGGCGGCTACTACCGGCGGACCCTCGTGGCCTGGTTCTCCGCGCACCGCTGGGTGGTTGGTGTCTGCGCCGCCGTCACTGTGGCTTTCGTCCTGATGTCCTGGGCAAACCCGTACCTGGCCAACGAATACGATGTCCGGCTGGCGCTGACGTCCGACGCGAACTATCGCGCCGTTTACGACCAGTTTTTCGGGCGGACCTACCTGGAACCGGGGCGGCTCCTGAACGTCCTCACCCTGCTGGTGACGGCCTACGCGCTCCTCACGGCCTACTGGACGCCGATCGAACGCGCTGTCGGCTGGTTGCTGATTCCGCTGGGGCGGGCCACGCTGTACGTCTTCATCATGCACGTGGTGCTGATCGCGGTGGTGGCGAACATCCCGGCACTGCAGCAGGGGAACATCTGGCTCAACACCGCCGGGTATGCCCTGATCGTGGCGCTGCTGTGGGTGATGGTCCGGACCAAGTTCCTGTTCCGTATTATCCCCACCTGA
- a CDS encoding GAF domain-containing sensor histidine kinase: MAQADGHSLVSADLARRSVRGEYGLLEESSSAGAARALNFLVDLAAKLCGVPFSAVNIITPEQQVQLAAAGLKPGLCAREDSMCAQVFQQGRTTVVPDASADPRFAANPFVTGEIASVRFYASSPLVTDSGFTLGSLCIFSDAPATISAEQTAMLDVLAAQVVEVLELQHRTLQLQHALEELARSNRKLADFAGRVSHDLRIPLTTILGYVELSEDDEDIRPDSPAAGYLERIRGSGRRMLSMLDDVLSYSQVGGMLRPRPVSLKDTVAAAVSDLGDVFRHGAELSCEDADVVADPAQLRALLQNLLGNASNYRSPAHELKVRVYALADDRGVTVRVADNGKGISAADRERVLEPLVRLHRPGDAPGSGLGLATCVRIVQSHGGELSLTETPGGGTTVSALFPNGAPHESA; this comes from the coding sequence GTGGCTCAAGCAGATGGGCACAGCCTTGTCAGCGCTGACTTGGCACGGCGCTCCGTGCGGGGAGAGTACGGACTGTTGGAAGAGAGTTCTAGTGCCGGCGCGGCGCGCGCACTGAACTTCCTGGTGGACCTTGCGGCGAAGCTTTGCGGCGTGCCCTTCAGCGCCGTCAATATCATCACTCCCGAGCAGCAGGTCCAGCTCGCGGCTGCGGGCCTGAAACCCGGACTGTGCGCACGCGAAGACTCGATGTGCGCACAGGTCTTCCAGCAGGGCCGCACCACCGTGGTGCCCGACGCTTCCGCGGACCCCAGGTTTGCGGCCAATCCGTTTGTGACCGGAGAAATCGCGAGCGTCCGGTTCTACGCCTCGTCCCCGCTGGTGACCGATTCCGGCTTCACACTGGGCTCCCTGTGCATCTTTTCCGATGCGCCGGCCACCATCTCCGCCGAACAGACCGCCATGCTGGATGTCCTCGCGGCACAGGTGGTGGAAGTGCTGGAGTTGCAGCACCGCACCCTGCAGCTCCAGCACGCCCTGGAAGAACTCGCCCGCAGCAACCGCAAGCTCGCTGATTTTGCCGGCCGGGTCAGCCATGACCTGCGGATCCCGCTCACCACCATCCTTGGCTATGTGGAACTGAGCGAGGATGACGAGGACATCCGTCCGGACAGCCCGGCTGCGGGCTACCTGGAACGCATCCGGGGCAGCGGGCGCCGGATGCTCTCCATGCTTGACGACGTGCTCAGCTACTCCCAGGTGGGCGGAATGCTGCGTCCGCGGCCGGTCTCCCTTAAGGACACCGTTGCAGCGGCGGTCAGCGACCTGGGCGACGTGTTCAGACATGGCGCCGAGCTAAGCTGCGAGGACGCGGACGTGGTGGCTGACCCGGCGCAGCTGCGGGCCTTGCTGCAGAACCTTCTCGGCAATGCCTCCAACTACCGCAGCCCCGCGCACGAACTCAAAGTCAGGGTCTACGCGCTGGCAGACGACCGCGGAGTCACCGTCCGGGTGGCGGACAACGGCAAGGGCATCAGCGCCGCCGACCGCGAACGGGTCCTTGAACCCCTGGTCAGGCTGCACCGTCCCGGCGACGCACCCGGCTCGGGCCTGGGGCTGGCTACCTGCGTGCGGATCGTCCAGTCGCACGGCGGAGAGCTTTCCCTCACGGAAACCCCGGGCGGCGGAACGACCGTCTCGGCCCTCTTCCCGAATGGCGCCCCGCATGAATCCGCTTAA